CAATGGCCTGGAGACCCGAACCGCAAAGGCGGTTGACGTTGAAGGCGGGGGTTTCTTTCGTCAGGCCGGCATTCATTGCGACAGCCCGAGAGATGTAGGCATCACGTGCCTCGGTCGGGATCACATGTCCCATCACCGCATGGCCGATGTGTTCGGGCGCCAGGCCTGACCGTTCGATAGCGGCGCGGGAAACCTCGGTTGCCAAGTCAATAGGCGGCACGTCCTTGAGCGAGCCGCCAAAGCTGCCAATGGCAGAACGGACGGCGCTCACGACAAAAATATCGGAATGCTTCATGTTGCCTGCGCATTCCACGCCATCCGGCCACCCAGCCCACCAACATCCGGCCACCTATTCCACGCTCATCCGGCCGGGCAGTCGGAGCGCAGCGACGCAGGTTTGCATTGTTAGTCTGAAGTCTCTGTCGCCGTCAATTTCGTTGCGCGCCTGCGCATCGATTCGCCCTTCAGTTCGATCCGATAAGCGTTATGTACCAGCCGGTCGAGGATCGCATCGCCCAAGGTCGGATCGCCGATCAGTGCGTGCCATTTGTCCACCGGCATCTGGCTAGTCACCAGCGTCGAGCGGTTGCCGTAGCGGTCGTCCAGCAGTTCAAGCATGTCGCGCCGCTGAGCAGCGGTAAACGGCGCCAAGCCCCAGTCATCCAGGATCAGCAGGTCGGTCTTGGCGTAGCCGGCCATTAGCTTGGCGAAGCGGCCGTCGCCGTGTGCCAGGCCCAGTTCTTCCATCAAGCGCGGCAGGCGCAGATAGCGCACGCTGTAACCGTCGCGGCAAGCTTTATGAGCCAGCGCGCAGGCGAGCCAGGTTTTGCCTACGCCCGTCGGCCCGCCGATGATCAGGTTCAGGCCATCGCGCAGCCACTGACCGCTACCCAGTTGCAGGATCAGCGCCTTGTCCAGGCCACGAGGGCTGCGGTAATCGATGTCTTCCAGGCAGGCGTTATGGCGCAGTCGTGCGGCTTTGAGGCGAGTCGTCAGGCGGGCGTCTTCGCGCTCGGTCAGCTCGCGGTCGACCATCAGGCCGAGGCGTTCGTCGAAGCTGAGATCGTTGATGTCGGGCGTTGCGTGTTGTTCGCCAAGCGCCTTGATCATGCCGTGCAGGCGTAGGATTTGCAGCTTGTCGAGGGTCGGGTTAGGCAGCATGTTCGTGCTCCTTTTTCAGTCAGTGGTAGTAGCCAGGGCCGCGCAGATTGATATGTTCATCGGGCAGTAACGGCAGGTTTTGCTGGGCAAGAGGTAGCCGTTCCAGGCCTTGGCGCAGGATCGATTCGAGGCTCTTGTAACTGCATGCGCCTAGGGCCAGCGCACGTTGGCAAGCGGCTTCCAGCCGCTCTTCGCCGTGCTGTTTGCTCAAGCGCAGGATGCCCAGGCAGGCGCGGAAGCCATGCTGCGGATGGATTCGGCGTTCGAGGATGTAGGCGATGACACCGGCCGTATTCGGGCCCGTCTGCTCAGCCCAGCGGATCAGCCGCTGGGGCGTCCACTCGGCGTGTTCGCGGTGACTTTTGGGCATGTGCTCGGTGTGGGTAGTGTGGCGGCCTTTGTGCGGCGAGCGCAGATGGCTGGCCACGCGCTGGTTGGCGTGGAAGCACTCGACGGTCTGCGCGGTCAGGCGTACTTCGAGTTGGTGTTTCACCAGTTGGTACGGCACGGAGTAAAAATGGCCGTCGACTTCGACGTGGTAGTCGATGTGGACTCGCACCTTTTTCCATTCGGCGTAGACATATGGATGTTCTGGTAGCGGTTGCAGCGCGGGTTGGTCGATGGTCTCGAAGGCCGAGCGGCGTGAGCCGGGCAGTTTCTTGAAGGGCTTCTGATTGAGGCGATCCAGCAGCAACGCGATGGCTGTGTTGAGTTCGCCCAAGGAGAAGAACTGGCGGTTGCGCAGCACCGCCAGTATCCACCGCTCGACGACCTGTACGCCGACTTCAACCTTGGCTTTGTCCCTGGGTTTACGCGAGCGCGCGGGCAGCACGGCTACGCCGTAATGCTCGGCGAGATCGCGGTAACTGGGGTTGATATCCGGCTCGTAGCGATGCGCCTTGGTCACGCCACTGCGCAGATTGTCGGGCACCAGGATCTGTGCGGTGCCGCCGAAAAAAGCAAAACAGCGGGCGTGCGAGCCCAGCCAGTCGGGCAGTTTCTGCGACCAGGTCGCCTCGGCGAAGGTGTAGCTGGAGGCGCCGAGGACGGCGACGAATATCTGGGCCTGGCGGATCTCTCCGGTTCGCCGGTCGATGATCGGCACGGTCTGACCCGCGTAATCGACGAACAGCTTTTCGCCGGCGCGATGTTCCTGGCGCATGACCACGTCGACCTTGGCGGCCCAGAGCCGGTAGTGCTCGCAGAACCAGCTGTACTGGAAGCCTTGCGGGTGCGCCAGTCGATATTCTTGCCAAAGCAGGGCCAGGGTTACGCCGGGGCGGCGCAACTCTGCGTGGACATGAGTCCAGTCCGGCATCGGACGTTGATCGCTGGGGACGTCGGGTGGTGGCGGAAAAAGACGCTGCTGCAACTGCGCCTCGCTCGCCGCACACGGCCAAGTCAGCCCGCTGGCAGCAAAGCGATTGAGGTACTCACCGATAGTTGCGCGACCCACCTGCAAGCTGACAGCGATCTGGCGAGCAGATAGGCCGACCTCAAACTTGAGACGTAGCACTTCCTTAATTTTACGCATGGATAACCGCTCCACGACGACCTCTCTGCTTCGATAAAAGAGGTCGATGGTAGTGAATTAATCCTGCGTTGCTGCCTGCCTTGTGGGTGGCCGGATGGCCGTGGAATGGGTGGCCGGATCATCGTGGAATCAGTGGCCGGATGTTCATGGAATGGGTGGCCGGATGCCCGTGGAATCCGCAATGTTGCCCTCTAAGCAGGTCTTTTATGTTGGACACGAGTTTAGAATCAGCAGCGCCACTGGCCTATGCCAGAACTGTTCAAGGGTGATGGCGTTTTTTGCCATATTCAGATGTGAGAGAGGCATTCAAATGCGGGAAACGGATTCGGTGGCGGCTTACTTCATGTTCCCCATGATCCATGCGCTGCGTGAGAAACCGCAGCGTCTGCGTTCAATACTGGAACAGGTGGGCATCGATCCGGCATTGCTGGGTCAACCGACAGCACGGGTACCGGCCAAGGCCTTCGCCGCGTTGTGGCTGGTGCAGATTCGTGAGCTGAACGACGAGTTTTTTCAATTGGACGCCCATGGCATGCCGCCGGGCAGTTTTGCCTTGATATGTAGGGCATTGATTCAGGAGCCGACGTTGGAGAAAGCCATGCGTCAGTGCCTGGCCAATTTTGCCCTGTTCCTAGGTGATTATCGCGGCACGCTAACTGTGCGTGGCAAACGTGCGGTGATCAGCTTGCAGAGCGGTTCGCAGGACAGTGAGGTCAGCCGGTTGGGAGAAGAAACGTTCCTGGTGTTGATGATCAGTCTGCTGTGCTGGCTGGGCGGGCGACGCATTCCTATCGATCGGGCAGACTTTCGTCATCAGCGCTTGTCGTTGCGTGATGATGCGTTGCTTTGGGGAGCCAACTTGACCTTTGGTGCCGAGCGCACCGAAATCGAGTTCGCCAGTCATTACCTGCGCTTGCCCGTAGTCCAAGACCTTGCCTCGCTGAAAGTTTTTTTGCGCACCGCACCGCAATGGCTGGTGATCCGCTTTCGCAACCAACATGGGCTGGCGTCGCAGGTTCATCAACGCCTGCGCCACAGCCATTACAGCGAATGGCCGACCTTGCAGGCCTTCGCCCTGGAGCAGCACCTGAGTCCCAGCACGTTTCGCCGGAAGTTAGGACGTGAAGGTTGTTCGTATCAGGAAATCAAAGATGAAGTGCGGCGCGCGCTGGCGTTTGAATGGTTGCGCCAGAGCAAGGCGAACATCAGCGAGATTGCCGAGCAGTTGGGATTTCAGGAGTCGAGTGCGTTTCATCGGGCGTTCAAGAAGTGGACGGGGGAGAGTCCGGGGCGATATCGGGCGCGGTTTCGGGTTCGTTCTGAATGAGCCATGCGCCTTGGCCGGCATGTGAGGTGATGAGGCGTCGATGCGCGTGCGCGCTCGCTGGAACCGGTCATTGATGGGGGGCAAATAGTTATTTTTATTCTGAAAGAAGAATTAAATACTGTATAAAGAATTAGGCGGGAGAGTTGCCTGCCCAGTCATGTCCCTATAAAAACAAAAACGGTACCCATCATGTCACTTCTCAAAGGCCTTTCTATCGGCGGCAAACTCCTCGTGTTGCCCGGGTTATTCATGCTCGCTCTCCTGGTTGTCTCCGGTCTGGCCTACCGGGGGCTTGCCAAGCAGCAAGCGGTGATTGAGGAAATAGACCAGTTGCGCTTTCAGCAGTATCGCCAGGTATTGGAAACCTCGGCCGCCTCGCAGGCGGCGATGGTCGGCGCTTATGCGGCAGGCGCGCGAATTCTCGAATCCAACGGGCAAGCTTCTGCTGAAGACCTTGAGTCCTATCTGGAAGACATGCAGGCCAGTGTCGACGATATGCGCGTGGGGCTGGACAAGGTAGCCCGTGAGACGCGCCTGGGTGACGAGGAGAAAGCCCTCTACCAGGCCGTGCAGGAACAGGCCGCGGTCGTTGGCGAGGGCCTTGCCGATTTCAAGCGCACCGCCCTGAGCGATCAGATACAGGCTGCTTCGCTGCTCGGAAGGGCGCGCGCCGATAACAATGGGCTACAAGGCCAATTCAGCCGCCTTCTGGGGCTGCAGGCGGAGCTGACCTCTGGCGCCTTTGCCGAGGCCGGTGCCACGCAACGACAGGTATCGCAGATGCTGGTCGTGGTATTGCTGGTCGCCAGCATACTGGCTGTGGTGGTCAGTCTGTTATTGCGTTCACAGATCATCCGGCCCATCCGGGAAATCGAGCAGGCGTCGATCGACTTGCGCGACGGCGACCTGACCCGACGTGTGCGGGTCATGGGGCGAGATGAGGTTGCCCATACCGCCCAGGCATTCAACGAGCTCATTGATAGCTTCCAGCAGGCCATGCGCAAGGTAGCCGGCGTTGCGGCATCGGTTGGCGCGTCGGCGGAGGAACTTGTGGAAACCTCTGCTCGGGTGGCCGAAAGCTCTACCGCACAGGCCGGTGCGGTGGGTGCGGTTTCGATGACCATCGAGCAGATGAGCGACGGGATTGCAGCAATCTCCCGTCATGCAGAGAGCCTGCGCAGTTGTGCCGAAGCCAGTTTGCGTGGTGCGCAAGATGGACACCTGGCACTGGCACGACTGCTTCAGAAGATCGACAGCGTGCGCCTTGCGTTCTCAGCGATCCGCGGCTCGGTGGGCGACTTCGTCGAGAGCACGACGGCGATCACTACGAGCATCGCTCAGGTCAAGGATCTTTCCGCACAGACCAGTATGTTGGCCCTCAATGCGGCGATCGAGGCGGCGCGGGCAGGAGAGAGCGGACGCGGTTTCAGTGTGGTGGCCGACGAGGTGCGCAACTTGGCACAACGCTCTGCGACGGCCGCTAATTCGATCAACGAACTGACCGTGAAGCTGGAGAGTCAGTCTGAGGTTGTCGACGAAGCCCTGCGCGCCGGCACGGTGGCGTTGGATGATAGCGGCCGATTGTTGACTGAGTTGGAAAGTACGCTACAACAGGCAGCGGAACTGGTCGGTGATTCCACGCGCGGGGTGGACCAGATTGCGGACGCGGCGAGTGTGCAGAGCGAGGGTGGGCGGGGCATCACTGCGAACGTCGAGCACATCGCGCGCATGGCCGGCGAGGGCGATGCGATCACTCATCAAGTCTCCGGAGCCGTGGTTTCTTTGCGGGAGCTGTCCGATGAGCTGAATCTGGCGGTAGGACGTTTTCGCTTTGAAATATGACCGACCGATCCAGGGCGCCTACGGATGGGTGCTTGGTGGATTCCCGTTGCACCTAGCCTGCTGTGGCTTCGTCCGGGGGCAGGCTGCAAGCCGTCAGCAAATGTTCACGCATACGCTCTAGGTACTGCTGCAATTGGTCATACTCCTGAGGGGAGAAGTCTGCCATGGCCTCCAGTCGCGTCTGCTCGCCAATGGAGCGCATGAACTGCAGCAGCGGGTGGGCACTCGGGGTTAGGAACAACAAGAAAAAACGACGGTCAGTGGGGTGGTTGCGACGCTCAATCAAACCGCGCGCCTGCATTTTGTCCAGCAGGCGTACCAGAGTGACAGGCTCGACTTCCAGCAGATCGGCCAGACCTTTTTGGTAAATGCCCTCATGCATGGACAGTTTGGATAGAACTTGCCATTGAGCGCGCGTTAGGCCGGCTGCACGAGTCAATCGCTCGAAACGTTTTCGCATCAAACGGGCAACGTCATGGAGAACTAAGCTGAGGGTAGATTCAGTTGTCATTAGGCACCTCAAGTCAATGTTTGAACTGAATGCCGCCATGCCTGGGCGAATCAGGTGCATCGCCTAGCGGCTGCGGATCAACTGCAAGAACTCCTGGCGCGTGTTGTACGACTCGCGAAAAGTACCGAGCATTACCGAAGTGCTCATTACAGAGTTCTGCTTTTCAACGCCGCGCATCATCATGCACATGTGTTTCGCCTCGATTACCACCGCCACGCCGGCGGCACGGGTGATCTGGGCAATAGCTTCGGCAATTTGACGGGTGAGGTTTTCCTGAATTTGCAGGCGGCGGGCAAACATATCGACAATACGCGCCACCTTTGACAGACCAAGCACTTTGCCCGTCGGCATGTAAGCAACATGCGCCTTACCAATAAACGGCAGCATGTGATGTTCACACAGCGAGTAAAGTTCGATATTCCGGACGATGACCATCTCATCGTTGTCCGACTCGAACAGTGCACCGTTGACGATCTCTTCGAGCGTTTGCCGATAGCCATGGCAGAGGTAATGCATGGCCTTGGCCGCGCGTTCTGGCGTATTCAGCAAGCCTTCTCGCTGCGGATCCTCGCCCACGCCTTGGAGTATTTCCCGGTAGTTTTTCGCCAGCTTTTCGTCCATTAGTCGACCTTGTTGTCAGGTTGAAAAAGAAGAGAACGTCATACCCTGCCACGTGGCAAAAAAACGTACACCCCGACGCCGCAGCGCCGGGGTGTCGAACTTAAAGTTGGGTGACGGTGATTTTTCCTGTGGTTCGACTGGCATCGTGAAACGCTGCCCCCGTGCCGTTGCGCCACTGCTCAAGCAAAAGTGCCTGGCGCTCTCGGGCGTGGGCGAGGAAGCGTTCTTTAACCGGACCATAACCGCGGACGCTGTCTGGCAACTGCGCCAGATCCTGAGCCAGGCCCAGCTTGTCCGCAGTCAAATCACTCAACACTTCGTCGAGGATGCTTTCATAGTTGGCCAGCCAGTTACGTTCCACCTTGCGCTCGTGGGTGCGACCGAATGGATCGAGCCAGGTGTTGCGCAGGAACCTGAGCTTGGCCAGCAGCTTGAAGCCTTGCAGCATCCACGGGCCGAAGCTGCGCTTTTTCGGCTCACGACCGGTACCGTTATCATTGAGCAGCGGTGGCGCCAGGTGGAAGCGCAGGCGGTAGTCGCCCTCGAAGCCCGCCTGGATTTTTTCCAGGAATTGACCATCGGTAAACAGACGTGCCACTTCGTATTCATCCTTGATCGCCAGCACTTTGAAGTAGTAACGGGCGACGCTTGCCGACAGCTTGCCCGGCTGCCCGAGCAGTGCCGTTTCCGCTGCCATGACTTGCTCGACCCGTTGTCGGTAACGTTGGGCATACGCCTTGTTCTGGTACGCCGTGAGAAATGCCACGCGGCGTTCCAGCGTTTCCTCCAGGCTTTGCGACAGCCGGCGATCTGCGTTCTGCACGTTGCCGGCTTCCAGCTTGCGCAAGACCCGTGGCAAATCTTCGGCACTGCGCCGGCCCCATGCAAAGGCTGAAAGGTTGAAGGGGACCGCAGTGCCATTCAATTCGATGGCCTGTAGCAGCGCCGCTTCGCCCACGGGCAACCAGCCTTTCTGGTAGGCATAGCCGAGCATGAAGGTATTGGTGGCAATCGAATCGCCCATCAATGCCGTGGCGATTTTGCTCGCGTCGACGAAGTCGGCCTGGGCCTGGCCAACCGCTTCGGCGATTTGTGCCGACATGCTTTGGGTCTGGAATGTCGGGTCCGGGTGTTTCTGCAAATCGCCGCTTTCGGCCTGTTGGGCAAAGGTGCGCACAAAGGCGCTGGTAATACTTTCTTCACTGTTGATCAACGCATGGGTAACGCCCTGGCGCAGCTTGGACAGGGTTTCGGTGTTGGCGCTGACCACCAGGTCGCAGCCCAGCAGCAGCGCTGCTTCACCTTCGGCAATCCGGGGCGCGAACAACTGATCCTGATGCGCGGCGATGCGGATATGCGACCACACCGCGCCGCCTTTTTGCGCCATGCCCGCCATGTCCAGGTTGAGTGTGCCTTTACCTTCGATAAACGCTGCCATTCCCAGCAGTGCGCCGATGGTCACCACGCCGGTGCCTCCTACGCCGGTCACCAGAATGCTGTAGGGCTCATCCAGGGTAACGGTCGCAGGGGTTGGCAGTTCCCAGACGTCATCCGCCGTAGCCGCCAGCGCCTTGGGTTTGCGCAAAGCGCCACCTTCGACCGTGACGAAACTCGGGCAGAAGCCGTTGAGGCAGGTGAAGTCTTTGTTGCACGAGGACTGGTCGATTTCCCGCTTGTGGCCGTACTCGGTTTCCACTGTCACCACCGACATGCAGTTGGATTTGCTGCTGCAATCACCGCAGCCTTCACACACCGCTTCGTTGATCACTACCCGGCGGGCCGGATCGGGGAACTTGCCGCGCTTGCGACGCCGACGTTTTTCCGCGGCGCAGGTCTGGTCATAAATGATTGCAGACACACCCTGGAATTGACGCAGCTGTTCCTGCACCTCGTCCATCTTGTCGCGACGCAGCACCGGCACGCCATCAGCCAGATCATGGATATGCTGGTATTTCTCGACATCGTCGCTGACCACCACCACGCGCTGTACGCCTTCGGCGGCGAGCTGTCGGCTGATCTGCGCCACGCTGAGGCTGCCGTCCACCGGTTGCCCACCGGTCATGGCTACGGCATCGTTGTAGAGAATCTTGTAGGTGATCTGCACATTTGCCGCGACGGCAGCCCGGATCGCGAGAATGCCGGAGTGGAAATAGGTACCGTCACCCAGATTGGCGAAAACATGTTGGGTGGTGGTGAAGGGCGCCTGGCCGATCCACGCCACGCCTTCGCCACCCATCTGGCTGAAAGTCTGGGTCTGGGGGTAGATCCACGCGGCCATGTAATGGCAACCGATGCCGGCCAGTGCCCGGCTGCCCTGGGGCACTTTGGTCGAGGTGTTGTGCGGGCAACCGGAGCAGTAATGGGGGACGCGGTCCATCAGGTTGCTGAACTGGCCTTTGCTGGCCAGCTGCGCATCCAGCACGGCCAGGCGCACTTGCAGCGGGCCACTTTGATGTACCCGCAACATACGCTTGGCCAGCGCACGGGCGATCATCGCCGGGGTCAGGTCGTTGATGGCGGGCAGCAACCAATCGGTGTGCGGCAGGCTCCATTCACCTTTGTCGTCAAACTTGCCGACGATGCGCGGGCGGACATCTTCGCGCCAGTTGTAGAGTTCTTCCTTCAACTGGTATTCGATCATGTGGCGTTTTTCTTCGACCACCACGATTTCTTCCAGGCCCTCGGCGAACTGCCGCACGCCTTCAGCCTCCAGCGGCCAGACCATGCCGACCTTGTACACGCGCAAGCCGATCTGCTGCGCCAGGGCTTCATCGATACCGAGGATTTTCAGTGCCTGGCACACGTCGAGGTAGGATTTGCCGGACGTGATGATACCGATCCGCGCCTTCGGCGAGTCCATCACGATCCGGTCGAGGCGATTGGCGCGGGCGTAGGCGAGGGCGGCATACAGCTTGTGTTCCAGCAGGCGTTGTTCCTGCGCCAGGGGCGGGTCTGGCCAGCGAATATTCAAGCCGCCTTCGGGCAGCGGGATATCGGGAATGATCGGCTGCACGCGATGAATGTCGATATCGACAATGGCCGCGCTCTCCACGGTATCGGCCACTGCCTTGAGCGCAACCCAGCACCCGGAATAACGTGACATGGCCCAGCCGTGCATGCCGTAGTCGAGGTATTCCTGCACGCCCGATGGTGCCAGTACCGGCATCATGACTGCTTTGAAGATGTGCTCGGTCTGGTGAGGCAGCGAGGAGGAACGCGCGCCATGGTCATCACCGGCAATGGCCAGTACACCGCCGAACGGCGAGGTGCCGGCGGCGTTGGCGTGACGGAACACATCGCCGCAGCGGTCGACGCCCGGACCCTTGCCGTACCACATGCCAAACACGCCATCGTAGGTGGCGCCTTCGAAGAGGTTGACCTGCTGCGTACCCCAGATCGAGGTGGCGGCGAGGTCTTCGTTCATGCCTGGATGGAACACTGTGTGGTGCGCCTTGAGATAGTCGCGCGCCTTCCACAATGCCTGGTCGAAACCACCCAGCGGCGAGCCCCGATACCCGGAAATAAACCCGGCGGTGTTCAGGCCATTGGCCAGGTCGCGTTGGCGCTGCATCAGCGGCAGGCGCACCAGCGCCTGAATCCCGCTGAGCAAAACGTTTCCACTGTGCTGGACGTATTTGTCATCCAGGGACGGGGGCGCACTCATGTTCATCCTCCAGGCTTTATTGTCATGGCGGCGCCAGGAGAGCGGCGTTGCCTAGTTATTGGCCGGAGTCTAGGGAGTGCTTCTGTCATCGTAAAATCACAAAAACGACGGGTCGGTATTGGTTATTCAAATACCGCTCAGTCGTCCAGCGGTCCTTGCTGACACAGCTTGCGTGTTGCACGCCCTCCGTGGGCCTGAGCATTTGATCAATACCAAAATGCATTTGAGCAATGCTCCCAACCGTTGTGCCCGAACCTCCCCCTCCCGTCTACTTCAGGCCATACCGAATGCCGTCGGGCCGGCGCTTATCGCGCGGCCCAAACGGCCCAAGGCCTCGGCTGCCAATAACAACAAGAATGTAGGGGGAGTGTTGATGATCGATGCAAAGTTAAAGCCGTTAAGCCTGGCCGTCTGGTTCAGCGTGACCGGGTGTGCCTTCATCGTCAGCCCTGGTCAGGCTGCCGAGTTTGATACCGGCAATCCCGACCTGACCGCGCGCTGGGACAACACCGTACGTTACAACCTCGGGATACGGGCCGAGGGACGCGACTCCGCGTTGGCCAACAATGCCAGCTACGACGAGTCCGATTCCAAGTTCGATCGAGGCGATGTGGTGACCAATCGCATCGATTGGATGAGTGAAATGGAGGTGGCTTACAAGCAGTACAACGGCTTTCGCATCAGCGGCGCCGCCTGGTACGACCAGGCATATGCGGACACCGATGTCGAAACCAGCCCTGGCAATGTCTACTACCCCGGCGCGTTTCCCGGTACCAGCACGTCGAGCTACACCAACGGCCATTACTCGGGCTTTACCAAGCGCTACCACCGCGGCCCCAGCGGTGAGTTGCTGGACGCCTTCGCCTTTACCCGCTTCGAACTCGGTGACATTCCGGTCAGCGTACGTGCCGGTCGACACACCGTGTACTGGGGCAATGGCCTGCTGATTGCCGGGCATGCGGTCTCCTATTCGCAAGCACCGCTGGATGGGCGCAAGGCCGTGAGCAACCCCGGTACCGAGACTCGCGAAATTTTCCTGCCATTGACGCAGCTTTCCACCCAGGCACAGGTCACCGACAAGTTATCGGTGGCGGCGCAGTATTTCTTCGAATGGGACACCACTCGGGCACCGGAAGGCGGCACTTATCTGGCGTCTGCCGACGTCGCCCTGGAGGGGCCGGACCGCTTGCCGCTGTTCAGTGGTGTATCACGGCCGTTGATCGATCCGGTC
The sequence above is drawn from the Pseudomonas sp. St316 genome and encodes:
- the istB gene encoding IS21-like element ISPsy14 family helper ATPase IstB — its product is MLPNPTLDKLQILRLHGMIKALGEQHATPDINDLSFDERLGLMVDRELTEREDARLTTRLKAARLRHNACLEDIDYRSPRGLDKALILQLGSGQWLRDGLNLIIGGPTGVGKTWLACALAHKACRDGYSVRYLRLPRLMEELGLAHGDGRFAKLMAGYAKTDLLILDDWGLAPFTAAQRRDMLELLDDRYGNRSTLVTSQMPVDKWHALIGDPTLGDAILDRLVHNAYRIELKGESMRRRATKLTATETSD
- the istA gene encoding IS21 family transposase; its protein translation is MRKIKEVLRLKFEVGLSARQIAVSLQVGRATIGEYLNRFAASGLTWPCAASEAQLQQRLFPPPPDVPSDQRPMPDWTHVHAELRRPGVTLALLWQEYRLAHPQGFQYSWFCEHYRLWAAKVDVVMRQEHRAGEKLFVDYAGQTVPIIDRRTGEIRQAQIFVAVLGASSYTFAEATWSQKLPDWLGSHARCFAFFGGTAQILVPDNLRSGVTKAHRYEPDINPSYRDLAEHYGVAVLPARSRKPRDKAKVEVGVQVVERWILAVLRNRQFFSLGELNTAIALLLDRLNQKPFKKLPGSRRSAFETIDQPALQPLPEHPYVYAEWKKVRVHIDYHVEVDGHFYSVPYQLVKHQLEVRLTAQTVECFHANQRVASHLRSPHKGRHTTHTEHMPKSHREHAEWTPQRLIRWAEQTGPNTAGVIAYILERRIHPQHGFRACLGILRLSKQHGEERLEAACQRALALGACSYKSLESILRQGLERLPLAQQNLPLLPDEHINLRGPGYYH
- a CDS encoding AraC family transcriptional regulator, which codes for MRETDSVAAYFMFPMIHALREKPQRLRSILEQVGIDPALLGQPTARVPAKAFAALWLVQIRELNDEFFQLDAHGMPPGSFALICRALIQEPTLEKAMRQCLANFALFLGDYRGTLTVRGKRAVISLQSGSQDSEVSRLGEETFLVLMISLLCWLGGRRIPIDRADFRHQRLSLRDDALLWGANLTFGAERTEIEFASHYLRLPVVQDLASLKVFLRTAPQWLVIRFRNQHGLASQVHQRLRHSHYSEWPTLQAFALEQHLSPSTFRRKLGREGCSYQEIKDEVRRALAFEWLRQSKANISEIAEQLGFQESSAFHRAFKKWTGESPGRYRARFRVRSE
- a CDS encoding methyl-accepting chemotaxis protein, giving the protein MSLLKGLSIGGKLLVLPGLFMLALLVVSGLAYRGLAKQQAVIEEIDQLRFQQYRQVLETSAASQAAMVGAYAAGARILESNGQASAEDLESYLEDMQASVDDMRVGLDKVARETRLGDEEKALYQAVQEQAAVVGEGLADFKRTALSDQIQAASLLGRARADNNGLQGQFSRLLGLQAELTSGAFAEAGATQRQVSQMLVVVLLVASILAVVVSLLLRSQIIRPIREIEQASIDLRDGDLTRRVRVMGRDEVAHTAQAFNELIDSFQQAMRKVAGVAASVGASAEELVETSARVAESSTAQAGAVGAVSMTIEQMSDGIAAISRHAESLRSCAEASLRGAQDGHLALARLLQKIDSVRLAFSAIRGSVGDFVESTTAITTSIAQVKDLSAQTSMLALNAAIEAARAGESGRGFSVVADEVRNLAQRSATAANSINELTVKLESQSEVVDEALRAGTVALDDSGRLLTELESTLQQAAELVGDSTRGVDQIADAASVQSEGGRGITANVEHIARMAGEGDAITHQVSGAVVSLRELSDELNLAVGRFRFEI
- a CDS encoding MarR family transcriptional regulator, which translates into the protein MTTESTLSLVLHDVARLMRKRFERLTRAAGLTRAQWQVLSKLSMHEGIYQKGLADLLEVEPVTLVRLLDKMQARGLIERRNHPTDRRFFLLFLTPSAHPLLQFMRSIGEQTRLEAMADFSPQEYDQLQQYLERMREHLLTACSLPPDEATAG
- the folE gene encoding GTP cyclohydrolase I FolE — protein: MDEKLAKNYREILQGVGEDPQREGLLNTPERAAKAMHYLCHGYRQTLEEIVNGALFESDNDEMVIVRNIELYSLCEHHMLPFIGKAHVAYMPTGKVLGLSKVARIVDMFARRLQIQENLTRQIAEAIAQITRAAGVAVVIEAKHMCMMMRGVEKQNSVMSTSVMLGTFRESYNTRQEFLQLIRSR
- a CDS encoding indolepyruvate ferredoxin oxidoreductase family protein; the encoded protein is MSAPPSLDDKYVQHSGNVLLSGIQALVRLPLMQRQRDLANGLNTAGFISGYRGSPLGGFDQALWKARDYLKAHHTVFHPGMNEDLAATSIWGTQQVNLFEGATYDGVFGMWYGKGPGVDRCGDVFRHANAAGTSPFGGVLAIAGDDHGARSSSLPHQTEHIFKAVMMPVLAPSGVQEYLDYGMHGWAMSRYSGCWVALKAVADTVESAAIVDIDIHRVQPIIPDIPLPEGGLNIRWPDPPLAQEQRLLEHKLYAALAYARANRLDRIVMDSPKARIGIITSGKSYLDVCQALKILGIDEALAQQIGLRVYKVGMVWPLEAEGVRQFAEGLEEIVVVEEKRHMIEYQLKEELYNWREDVRPRIVGKFDDKGEWSLPHTDWLLPAINDLTPAMIARALAKRMLRVHQSGPLQVRLAVLDAQLASKGQFSNLMDRVPHYCSGCPHNTSTKVPQGSRALAGIGCHYMAAWIYPQTQTFSQMGGEGVAWIGQAPFTTTQHVFANLGDGTYFHSGILAIRAAVAANVQITYKILYNDAVAMTGGQPVDGSLSVAQISRQLAAEGVQRVVVVSDDVEKYQHIHDLADGVPVLRRDKMDEVQEQLRQFQGVSAIIYDQTCAAEKRRRRKRGKFPDPARRVVINEAVCEGCGDCSSKSNCMSVVTVETEYGHKREIDQSSCNKDFTCLNGFCPSFVTVEGGALRKPKALAATADDVWELPTPATVTLDEPYSILVTGVGGTGVVTIGALLGMAAFIEGKGTLNLDMAGMAQKGGAVWSHIRIAAHQDQLFAPRIAEGEAALLLGCDLVVSANTETLSKLRQGVTHALINSEESITSAFVRTFAQQAESGDLQKHPDPTFQTQSMSAQIAEAVGQAQADFVDASKIATALMGDSIATNTFMLGYAYQKGWLPVGEAALLQAIELNGTAVPFNLSAFAWGRRSAEDLPRVLRKLEAGNVQNADRRLSQSLEETLERRVAFLTAYQNKAYAQRYRQRVEQVMAAETALLGQPGKLSASVARYYFKVLAIKDEYEVARLFTDGQFLEKIQAGFEGDYRLRFHLAPPLLNDNGTGREPKKRSFGPWMLQGFKLLAKLRFLRNTWLDPFGRTHERKVERNWLANYESILDEVLSDLTADKLGLAQDLAQLPDSVRGYGPVKERFLAHARERQALLLEQWRNGTGAAFHDASRTTGKITVTQL